A genome region from Natronobeatus ordinarius includes the following:
- a CDS encoding DNA polymerase V family protein, with protein MVSRPQQISAVFVALLIALSGPALAGAAVADDGSSSGDTSATLENVQVGMLELDSITIEDATIDELNVENLDVDEEEIEDLDDDEEENDVADDEEMNDEENDVADDEAMDDEENDVADDEEMNDEEMNDEENDVNDEEEVTLSNVEIETLELPNVTIEDLELDEDEVDEVDDEENDVADDEAMDDEENDVADDEENDVNDEVDIIDEDADELEIQELTIEEMNVETMTINQLTVEDDDGVLDTITGFFEGIFDDDEENDVDEENDVADDEENDVADDEEMNDEEMNDEENDVADDEEMDDEENDVVDDEENDVETQEIDQLTIEQFDVDEVTFDSMTIESLEEAEDDEENDVADDEEMDDEEMNDEENDVADDEEMDDEEMNDEENDVADDEEMDDEEMNDEENDVADEEVISMASASVMTAGDVTAESMTVDDPEAIEEEIDDDEVDDEEADDEAVDEDDELNDETNDDTAASLGLLA; from the coding sequence ATGGTTTCACGACCGCAGCAGATCAGTGCCGTGTTTGTCGCCCTGCTGATCGCGCTCTCGGGTCCCGCACTCGCTGGCGCGGCAGTAGCCGACGATGGTAGTAGTAGCGGAGACACGAGCGCAACACTCGAGAACGTCCAGGTGGGGATGCTCGAGCTCGATAGCATCACGATCGAAGATGCGACGATCGACGAGCTGAACGTCGAGAATCTCGACGTTGACGAAGAAGAGATAGAAGATCTCGACGATGATGAGGAGGAGAACGACGTCGCTGACGACGAGGAGATGAACGACGAGGAGAACGATGTCGCTGACGACGAGGCAATGGACGATGAGGAGAACGACGTCGCTGACGACGAGGAGATGAACGACGAGGAGATGAACGACGAGGAGAACGACGTCAATGACGAGGAAGAAGTAACGCTCTCGAACGTCGAAATCGAGACACTCGAACTTCCTAACGTAACGATCGAAGACCTCGAACTCGACGAAGACGAGGTTGACGAGGTCGACGACGAGGAGAACGACGTCGCTGACGACGAAGCGATGGACGATGAGGAGAACGACGTCGCTGACGACGAGGAGAACGACGTCAATGATGAGGTCGACATCATCGACGAGGATGCTGACGAACTCGAGATCCAGGAGCTGACGATCGAGGAGATGAACGTCGAGACGATGACGATCAACCAGCTGACCGTCGAAGATGACGATGGTGTCCTGGACACCATCACCGGCTTCTTCGAGGGCATCTTCGACGACGATGAAGAGAACGACGTCGATGAGGAAAACGACGTCGCTGACGACGAAGAGAACGACGTCGCTGACGACGAGGAGATGAACGACGAGGAGATGAACGACGAGGAGAACGACGTCGCTGACGACGAGGAGATGGACGATGAGGAGAACGACGTCGTTGACGACGAAGAGAACGACGTCGAAACCCAGGAAATCGACCAGCTGACCATCGAGCAGTTCGACGTCGACGAGGTCACCTTCGACTCGATGACCATCGAGTCACTCGAGGAGGCTGAGGACGACGAAGAGAACGACGTCGCTGACGACGAGGAAATGGACGATGAGGAGATGAACGACGAAGAGAACGACGTCGCTGACGACGAGGAAATGGACGATGAGGAGATGAACGACGAAGAGAACGACGTCGCTGACGACGAGGAAATGGACGATGAGGAGATGAACGACGAAGAGAACGACGTCGCTGACGAGGAAGTCATCTCGATGGCATCGGCATCCGTGATGACGGCTGGTGACGTGACGGCCGAGTCCATGACCGTCGACGATCCCGAAGCGATCGAGGAAGAAATTGACGACGACGAGGTCGATGACGAAGAGGCCGACGACGAAGCGGTTGATGAAGACGACGAACTGAACGACGAGACGAACGACGACACGGCCGCCTCGCTCGGGCTGCTGGCCTGA
- the tgtA gene encoding tRNA guanosine(15) transglycosylase TgtA — protein MRDRFELRELDAGGRIGELQIPRADLTVETPALLPVINPNLVTISPRRLADEFGAELLITNSYIIHSTDSLRERALEEGLHELLDFPGAIMTDSGSFQLSEYGEITVTTEEILEFQRDIGSDIGTPVDIPTPPDVSRKRATEELETTKDRLELAETVDTGDMLVNAPVQGSTYPDLREEAARHADGTSLDVFPVGAVVPLMNDYRYADMVDVIAAAKRGLGADAPVHLFGAGHPMMFALAVAMGCDLFDSAAYALYARDDRYLTVRGTRHLADLEYLPCSCPVCTKYTPDELRALPDDKREEELAAHNLHVTFEEIRRIKQAIRAGNLLELVEHRARAHPTMLDGYRALLDHADLLEHSDPVSKGAFFYTSHESARRPEVLRHHARLERLSVPDSVFLTEGEPSSSGEYDESWNVVPPFGPFPRALSKSYPLTAEVPERTDRAALEAAVEGIARLVEENPDSEFTLGHRGWPEGVLAALPDGLETIDLTADR, from the coding sequence ATGCGCGATCGTTTCGAACTCCGGGAACTCGACGCCGGCGGGCGAATCGGGGAGTTGCAGATTCCTCGAGCCGACCTGACCGTCGAGACGCCGGCGCTCCTTCCCGTGATTAATCCGAATTTAGTGACCATCTCCCCCCGTCGACTCGCCGACGAGTTCGGGGCTGAACTGCTCATTACCAACTCCTACATTATCCACAGCACGGACAGTCTCCGCGAACGAGCGCTCGAGGAGGGGCTCCACGAGCTGCTCGACTTCCCGGGCGCGATCATGACCGACTCGGGCTCGTTCCAGCTCTCCGAGTACGGCGAGATCACGGTCACCACCGAGGAAATTCTCGAATTCCAGCGCGACATCGGCTCCGACATCGGCACCCCCGTCGACATTCCCACCCCGCCGGACGTCTCCCGCAAGCGGGCCACAGAGGAACTCGAGACGACGAAAGACCGACTCGAGCTCGCCGAGACGGTCGACACGGGCGACATGTTAGTGAACGCCCCGGTCCAGGGCTCGACCTACCCCGACCTGCGCGAGGAGGCCGCCCGCCACGCCGACGGGACGAGTCTCGACGTCTTCCCGGTCGGCGCGGTCGTGCCGCTGATGAACGATTACCGCTACGCGGACATGGTCGACGTCATCGCCGCCGCCAAACGTGGCCTCGGCGCCGACGCACCCGTCCACCTCTTCGGCGCCGGCCATCCCATGATGTTCGCGCTCGCGGTCGCGATGGGCTGTGACCTCTTTGACTCCGCCGCCTACGCGCTCTACGCCCGCGACGACCGCTACCTCACCGTCCGCGGGACTCGTCACCTTGCCGACCTCGAGTACCTTCCCTGCTCCTGTCCCGTCTGTACGAAGTACACCCCCGACGAACTCCGCGCTCTGCCCGACGACAAGCGCGAGGAGGAACTGGCCGCCCACAACCTCCACGTCACCTTCGAGGAGATCCGTCGGATCAAGCAGGCCATTCGCGCCGGGAACTTACTCGAGCTCGTCGAACACCGCGCCCGCGCCCACCCGACGATGCTCGACGGCTACCGCGCGCTGCTCGACCACGCAGACCTTCTCGAGCACAGCGACCCCGTCTCGAAAGGGGCGTTCTTCTACACCTCTCACGAGAGCGCCCGCCGGCCCGAAGTCCTGCGTCACCACGCACGCCTCGAGCGCCTCTCGGTGCCCGACTCGGTCTTTCTGACCGAAGGTGAGCCCTCGAGTAGCGGCGAGTACGACGAATCCTGGAACGTCGTGCCCCCCTTCGGTCCGTTCCCGCGGGCGCTCTCGAAGAGCTACCCGCTCACGGCGGAGGTACCCGAGCGAACGGACCGGGCGGCGCTCGAGGCTGCCGTCGAGGGCATCGCCCGCCTCGTCGAGGAGAATCCAGACAGCGAGTTCACGCTGGGGCATCGCGGCTGGCCCGAGGGGGTGCTCGCGGCCCTGCCCGACGGCCTCGAGACGATCGACCTGACCGCGGATCGGTGA